The genomic region GTTACATGTGTTATAGTATACAATTATTACAGTATCAGCTCGTATGTTAACAGCTCTCCAATCGTCATCCCTATCTATCCTATGCGTAGCTGGCTTAGCCTGTGAGCTTCTCAAATGTTCTCGCTTTCCTTTGCAATAGACTATAGTTTCGTCTTTCACGATTTCGGtaaacagagagagagagaagtttCTGCATATATAAACTACGGAATTTGAAAGTGGCTTTTCAGCAACAAGCGGAAAAGAATTTTCGAAAGTCGTTCAAAAAAAAAGGGAGCAAACCCTAAAAGCGGCGAAGAGACAAGACGGCACAGCAGGTTGCGGCATTGGGGAGGGATCGCGGCGCGCGGTTTGAGGCGCACTCCCTCTGTCTTTGTTAAGTGGAAGGAATATGTTCTGCTAATCTTTCTCAAATCGTCTGGGCCTGCCTGGGCTGGGCGGACGGAACAGGGGGGCGGCAGGAATAACGCGTGCCAGATTTCTGCTTCTGTCTCCATGCACGGTGCACCTGCTTTCAACAGCTTCACGGACTGAAAGAAAGACAGGACAAAAGCAAAAGATCATTATTCCTTTTGTTCGACAGAaataaagaagaaaaaaaaatggTCTGAGTGCGTGTGGTCTCTCAGCAAACTGCGTTGCTGGGCAAGCGAAGGGCCGGGACTTGGAGCGACAACAACCCGTACCGCGGACTCGTCGCCTCCATCTCCTCCGCTGTCTCATCCGGGTCGCCATGTCTCTAGATTCCTCTAGAAAAATTGCCGGACCACCTTTGTTTCCCTTCATCCGGGCCGGCTCGCGAAATTGCAGCGCGCCGCGCGGCATGCGTAGGATAGGATGGCGCGAAAGGGgggagcggtggtggtggtggagcgaCGCAGGGTGCCCCGTTTTTTTTTACAAAAAGTTTTCTTCGTTTCTTTTCTGCCTGCGTATTTGGAGTCAGTTGAGAGTGGACACCGGGAGCACGGAGTTCGGAGCCGCCTGCGCACAGCTGGGCCACTCGGCGCGCTCGACCATGGCTGCCCTTTGCTGCTATGCTTGCACGCACGGGCAACGAACACCTCCTCCCTTTTTGCAGCGCATTCAGAATCCCAGGTGGTGTGAGATCAGCTCTCGTCGGAGAACGATACGGATGGACCGGGTAGGTACACATGTGAAACTCAGCTGCCACAGACGGGCACCGCACCGAGGGGCCAGGACAGAGACAGAACAGCCTGAAGAaaaacggggggggggggggggggggggggggggatttggCCTGTTAGAAGCAAAACCGTCGGAATTTATTGTTTCAACAGAAGACGGGGCCCAATTCGAAGCAACAAGATACTGTGCCGTGGCTCCCTTGTAAAAGCCCGCTCAATTCCGTGGACGATGGGAGCACCTGCGGGTCCTCgtacttttttttaaaaaaaacagttGGAACAGTTAAACCGGCCCAATACGTCGGTAAACGAAGGCGTCTCAGCCCATTAAGGCGTTCGCCATACATTACGCGCCGCCACTCTTGTCATTTCAGTCGTGGGCCTTAGCCGCGGACTGCCTGGGCTGCTACGGGACACCACTCGCCTTCTATGAGAGcgatctttttttttctttcgtCCGAATCATAACAGTAGCACTGCAGCAGCACGCCATGGTCGAGTCCGCCTCGACAACGTGGTGGGCACAGCGAGATGGTCGGTACACGCGTGCCGTGACGCCAGCCAGACGATCTCCCCCGACCTCTGGACGGACAGGCAGCACGGCTGCACGGCGGCAGCAAGGCAACTCGGTAGGCGCCCTGCCGACGTGCCGTTGCCGTGCGGCCACGGCCCACGAAGCGAGGGCACCGGTTTTTTCCCCCACCCTACGCCTTCGGGCTCCGCTGCGCCGGGGACTCCTCGCTTGTCGCAGTCCAGCGTCATCGGTGGCGCTCGCGCACCGACACGGCGAAAAAGTCTGTGCGCGAGCTGATCTGTCAATCGCTCTGACTCCATGGCCTTCGTCCATCCACTGCCTGGTCTCCCAGCCCAACACCGTGCGCCCATGCTTCATTCTTCTCCACCTCTTCTTCCGCCCTGTCGGCTGTCGCCACCGTGGCTGCACCCGCGTTTGACACCGGCGCTGCATCTGTCCTCCCCCGTTCACCATATTATCAATCACTTTATCAGTGATCAATCACAATTGCAGAAGCCACCTCTTTCACCATGGATCAATGAAATTGAACAGTTTTTTATTCTCGTCGGTGTCCTTAAGTTTTTAAAAATACTATACTATGAAGTCTGAACACGTTAATAACAGTTTAACACGGAGAATTGCTGTCTCCGTGTTGTCTCCACAGTGAAGAATCGGATCCGGATTGCAACCCACCGTTTTTTTCTCTGACCTACTCGTTAATGTCACAGCCACCAGGCACCTTGTTCTTCATGCTCGTTCAGCTGTGGCCGCCTTGGCTTGCTGCCCCATGATGTCGCAATCGATCTGCTTCTTAGACACAGACGCGCGTCCGCCTCCAGCTCTCAGGTGTCAGCCGGTGCACTTGCTACAAACGCCAGCGGGAACAATCCTGCACCTGCATGGCTCCCGCCTGTTCAAAGCCATTAGTTTTCCTCACGTAGATTTCTTATACTACCTCCAAGTTTTTTTATTTGACATTAGTTAGGGTTGTATTATCCAGTGGCAAATAAAAATGGAGGTAGTATAAGGTTTTAATAAGACAATATCGATACAAGTTTATATGTCATATCACTTGTGTTCTCAATTATAGTGTGTTGGCTCCAATTTAAGACTAAACACCGGGATATATTAACCACCCAGTGCTCTATGCAGAAGCGCGAACGGTTTATGGCTTAGAGCCAGATGGTCCTTGAACTCGTTGCAGGAGTGACTCCTCTCAGCgtcgcaccagacagtccatGCACCGGGGCTGAACGGTCCGCGACGACGCAAAGTTGTCTTCTTCCTCAGAAAACCCTAGAACTCGCTTCGGGAGGGATATTGTCAAGAGAAGAGTTCCCAAGGCGTGCTCCGAGGTCTAGACTCCGTAGAATCGAAGTAGGATGAAGATTTAGAGTTTAAGAATAGCTAAATTAGATCTAAATTACTTCTACTTCTAATATGATGAAGAATGAAACAAAAAATATATTTAATACTGTATGCGCACAAATTTATGACTGCAAGAATGTGAGTTGAAAGAAAATagattgacatgcatggaaaaAAAAACTGTTTTTCAATATTTTATTTTGTCCATAAATATATGATTTCTCCAACAACCATTATTGTAATAGAGAGATAATTCGCATAATCACATAACTCAAAAAGACTTCTTTATATATTAATCCCTTGGAAGGCGCTCTTCGAAAATATCCTTTGTTCAGAGAGAAGCTATGGATCGATGAGATTGAATATATAGTAGTTTCTATTCTCATTTGCGTCTCTTGTTTACGCAAAGACGTACTCCTATGTCGTAGTTCTTTTTTTTTTACTATATATTTCCTGTTACTGTTACATTTCCGCTGCTGGCGCCTGGCGTTTAAACCAGAAAGCGTCCCGTGGCACGGAAAGCCATGGGAGCTCTGACTTTTGGTTGGGGTGACAGAGTGGGCAGAGATGCTGTGTTGTTTAGTGCCGCTAAGCAAACGTCAaggcgcacgaatcacggcgacgcATGCCGGTGGCGCAAACACACACTGTACATGTAGTAGTGAGGGAGGGAGGGACAGACATCTCTCTCGCGCGGCTCGTCGTGTACTCGTGTGTCATTATTCTTCTCGTGTGCATGCATTGTTTAACTGTCACCGCGCTGACAGGCGAACAGTTCGCGGGCGAGAGTTGACCTCGGCAATCGATCCGTCAGTACTAGCATGCGACATGGGTAGCCTAGCCCgtagccgcagccgcagccgggcCGGACGTGAGAAGAATCCAACGCGGCGGCGGAGCGTGCAGGCAGGGCAGGGCAGGGCAGGCCGCCGCCTGCCCCGTCGTGCGCATGTGCTCGTGCACCGTGCCGCGCGCGCGCTTGTCCCCCCGGCCCATCCTCGCGCCGCGCGCCTGAGAATGAACGCGTCTTTGCGCGCGCCAtgcggatgcggccgggctgtgaTCTGAATCGGCTGACGCTCCGCGTGCTGCCCGCGTGCACAGGCCGCGAGCACGAGACCTGCTCGATCGGCCTCGGCGCTGTTGCTCCGTTCTCTGGAGTCTGGAAACCGGTTCGCGAGTGTGAATCTGACCGCCTGCGGTAGACTCGGATATGTTTGGGGGTCCGTTGGTGCACGCGTGCACAGTATGCAGCAGCATGCTTGTTCAGTTACTCATATAtcctttttttgtttttttaaaaaaactaacGGTCGAATTTTTCCCAGCCGTACGTTTCGTCCAAAGCTGTTCTTGTTCTCttgtttgaacagaaactttcaaTGCTGCTCTTTGCCAAAAAAAAACGACAAGAACAAAAAAAAAACTTTCAACGTTATTCTCCAGACTCCAGATATGTCAAACCGGAGAGAGATGACCAGCCACTTCCTTTTCCTGACTGAATCTTACAGCTTAATCCGTTTCGTTTTTACCCACGGGgataagaaaaaaaaagagaggcTATACAGTACAGTTTTCGTCAACATTCTGGTGAACTGAAAGAAACACAGCCGATCGAGAGACAAACGCCTGCATACACACGCAGAAACAAGCCGCATCATCAAACTTCAAAAAGAAGTGTTTGCATCATACATCCTACGTGTACGTAGAGGCAAAAAATCATTTGAAGCcacccaggccaggccaggccaggccccAGCATTGCGATGTGAACCTGCAAGGAGATGGGGATGGGGGCTCCTGCACAAAGATTCCCTGCAAAAGGCCTAGCTGCAGCCCCAGAAAAGGAGTCAGACAAATGACAAAAgatacataataataataataatgaacaCGAACACGACATGAACCAAGTCAAAAGGGCCAAGCATCTGCATAAACCACCACAACTCTATTCTGGAATAAAAAGTAAAAAccactcactcatcacctgcccagCCTTGCCTGGAGCTGGAGTCAGGGAGGTTCCTGGTCCGCCCTTTAACAACAAGAATAAACACCCTTTTCCACCAGTGAGTGGATGGATCACACGACGACGCAGAAGATCCCGCCCGAGAAAGCTTCCAACGCTTTGATATGCCTCGTCAGTCTCATGGAACTGGTCCAAAAGAGGACAAGAACAATAGACCACGGCGGGGAAAAAAAAGGAACACCCTTTGGACTAGACCAGCAGGGGTCATCTCCTCGGTTGACTTCTCCGCCAAAGTCCAGCGCGCATGTCTGCGAGACGTTGTACTAGTATATGCACCACCCGTTCCGTTCCGTTCCGTTCACCAGGAAGTGTATTTATAATTCAGCTTGGTTTCTACTACCAGATGTTCAGAGGAACTGACGTCGTTCTGAACGTCACAGTTAATCAAAGGGCACAGCGGGACGGGTCAGACGAGAAAAAAAGATGCTCGAACGGTTCTGTGGCTAAATTTTGTTTACCTGGTCAGTACCTGTTTTTACTGCTTGTTCTCCCGTTACTGAAAAAGTAAATAccggatagatagatagatagatagatagatagatagatagatagatagatagatagatagatagatagatagctgCCTCAGCCACACAAGTAGAGCCACTGCATTTTTTCCCCTGGTCCAAGATCAACGGGAACAGGCCAAACAGGCGGCCAATTCTTCATCCAAAAGGCAGGCCTTTGCGTGCTTTTATGGCCCTGGCTGGCATCGCCGCATCGGATCCGACTCCCGGCTCACATCACTTTCAGCGTATACTACAGGGCGTGAGATTTCAGGTTACAAAAGGGAAGGATCAGCAAAAGCCGCGAGATTTTCAAGGCTTAGCGCTAGCCCTTTCGACCTCCTCTCCTGTCTGTCCCTCGGTGGGGGGTGAGAAAAGATGCTGGTGAATTGCGAGAGCTTCCTACCCATTATCCATCAACTAGCCAGACCTAGAAAGCTGCAGACTTTTCTCGATCGAGCCTGTCTTTGTGACCCAGTCAAGCTGATTGGCCTCGATCGGTTCGTTCCTAGAGGCGACCAGTCTGACCGACTGAATAAGCAATGCTGCCAGTGGTTGAAAACTTTGGCATTTCTCGCTTTTGACATGATCACagtaaggccctgtttgggagcaaagtttttgaaaaccacagCTTTTAaaatactatactatactttagttatgacaataccgtagtttataataccgcagttttaaaaactgaggtccagagctaagtttagaatgccttaaaacaactatagtatttgcaatacttcagttttgaaaacagagattttacccagcttgccaaacaccattatgtatataatactgcagtatttgagaatactgcagtattcttccaaaactgcagaaaaactttgttcccaaacacccccttaggccctgtttgggaacaaagtttttgaaaaccacagtttttgaaattctacagtatactttagtcatgacaataccgcagtttacaataccgcagttttgaaaactgaggtccagagctaagtttagaatgccttaaaacaactatagtatttgcaatacttcagttttgaaaacaaAGATTTTAGCTAGCTTGCAAAACACCATTttgtatataatactgcagtatttgagaatactgcagtattcttccaaaactgtGAAAAAACTTCACTCCCAAACACCCCTTACTGTGTATGTACTCGGCGGGCGGCGCTGGCTTCTAGTAGCTGTGCCCGTTTGAACATGGAAAAGATTCCAGCTGTTCTCGATCCCTTTTTTTTTCCACGAGGAACACTATGCGCCTGTTTGAGAATCTCGTGTGCTTGTTGGCAAAGACAGGCAAATGGTGGGATGGCTGTTTTCATCGCAGGAACTTTTTTCGTTGATACACATGACCGAAATATGAAATGGTTAACGTTCCTTGGATTTATATATACATCAATTAATCGACGTTTAAAACTAGCACCACGTACTGAAGACAATGACACGATGGTCAGTCAGTGGTCACATGTCCAACCTGTTGGAACGCGGTCCaagagctgaacttgacttcgGCGCGAGGTTGGACCAATTTTTAATCGGATCAAGTCAAGCCTGTCATATAATACTACTGTGTCTTCATGGTTCACTCCTCCTGCGATAGACCTTTATTTTCTTAATAAACAGGTCGTACCATACAGAGAGATTAAGGGGTTTTTTTACAAATTTTTATTTTTGCGTGTTGTAGCTAGTGGTGTGTTTGGCGGCCTTGTGATCCGTGTGATGTACTCCTCTGTTCTTTTTGATTTGtcatgttttagttcaaaaaagAAAACGACAAATATTGGAGAACACAACTAGTACTACTATTACTAGCTAGCCAGTTAGCGTATCAAGTAAATATTGTTCATCCATCTCTCTGCAAGTGAGAACGAAACCCGTCAAGCATGCAGAAAGGCTTCTAAAAAGAATGGAGCAAAAAAAAAGACACGCTAGTATATATGCTTTTCGGTGCCAAAAAAGTTGAGCAAGCAGTACTAGTACTTCGCTGTCCTTTTGGCCTTGGGCTTTGGCAGGCTACTCATTCCGATGGAGTCTAACCTACCCGTGCTGCATGCGTAGAGCTGCAGATCGCATTATACTACGAGTGTAAATGCAGCTCGTAGATCCGGTAGTGGCAGTTCCGGCCTGCCAGTTTGATTTGTACGTACTGCTACCACTGCACAGTGGTCGGCCGACCGACGGGGCGCGGCGGGCGGCACGTCGGCCGGCGTGGATCGATCGATGTGAGCGGCCGGCGCGCGAGAGGGACGGCGCGGCGGTGGACTGGTGGTTCCCAAAAGCAGGAGCCGTGTCTCGCCGTTCAATCTTCAAAGGCGAGAGAGCTGGACGAGTCGCTCTCTTCTCTCTTTTGGAACCTTCCCATGGCCGAAATTAGCGGCCAAAAAGCATGTACGATTCTGTGTACCATCAGCGGCTCCAGCTATCGAGTGATACTTGGTCCGGTCAGAATCCTCGTGCTCCAGCAGTCTCCATGCGTCTTTTTCCCCCCGTCTTATCGCCTGCTCAAAACTCAGTTGCTAATAATTCCTTTTCCAGCGCTATCGAGTTTTTGATTTGCTCGTTGGTTTTAATCTCGTCTTACTACGAGTGCGTACACCCTGATGTGAAATCAGAGCAGCATGTCCGAAGAGGGCATCCTTGCGAGTTGGAGTAGAAACACACAGATGCATGGGAACTCACGGCGGAGTTGATGGGATGAAATGGTTTTCTTCTGGATCATCACCAGACAGGCAGACAGGACGACGGGTGCCTCTGGTTGCCGTACACGGTGCGGATTAGGGGAGGACACGGTCTTTGCGCCTCGCCGTTTGATCGACGTGATTGTTTGCCTGTGTACTACTCCCTCCCGCTGTCGTTCTTTTTGTTTCTCGCATTTtaagttcaaaaatgaactaagAGGCGATAATTATTCGAGAACGAACATATTACTTGCCAGTGGTCGCTGTCATCCTGTAAGCAAAAAAAAGTTATTGGGCCCAAAAGCGTTTTTTTTTTTTGTGGATAGTGGTTTGTCCTTTTCCAGACATCTGCAGATTTGCGCTTTGACTTTGGTTCGGCCGGCCGCTGCCTGCTGCTATGCCAAAGACTCTCGGGGACCGTGGCCCAAGAGCTTTGTGAATAAGAAAACAGACGGTGCCAAAGGTTTCCTAGCTAGCTACCCCACTGTGTTCAATGTCTATACACTACTAGTGGCTGCGCAATGCCTCTATTATATGCACAGATCTTTGCCCCTCCGTCTGAAAGAGTCTGGACTACTCTGAATCTCTCGTTGCATTTGCATCCCggcaaaacacacacacacacacaaacgaAGAATGCACGTTGTCTGCCTGCCTGTCTTGCTTGACTGGTTAAGCTAATTAAGCGCCCGCGTCAGATCGACGACCAACCGTTGATGGGATTCATCACCAAACCGTCAAGCCCGTAAAGAAATCCCCAGCTACTACTGCGTGTGTTCGAGTTTTGTTAGTTAGTTAGTGTTCGCATAAATATTGCAGTGTGCCTGCGATCTTCAAACGCCTATAATTGGCGGTTGGTGAGCGATCTGCTATGCCATTCCATGCATACCTGAAGCAACGCGCGATCGCCCTAGCTAGTTGCATGCATGCCACGGGAAAACTAGCTAGCAAAGTCAACGCGATTACGGTAGCAATGCGAAATAAAAGGTCCTATAATTACGATAACCATGCAAAAGGTCGATATTTCGACGGTGTCAATCCTGACCCTCCTTGAACTCGAGGCGTCATTTGGTCAAAACTCGATCGCGTCAAAAATCGCAGTAATGCGAACTCGGATCCGCTGCGCTATAAACCGTGCAGTGGGGTGGGACACATGGTACGCAGACCATCAACGGATGATGCGGCGGCGGCCGGAGAGAGATCCTGCACCACACACGCAGGCACCGAGACAGGAGAGGCTACTAGGCTCAGTGTccacctcgccgccgccgccgccacaggCGTCGACGTCGCGGCGGCCGCCCGCGCCAACGCCAAACAGGACCTTTTCCTCCGCGCACTGCTGCACAACACACAAGTCGCGCGAGAGAACACAGCCAGGCAGCCTGGGCACGCAGCGCACCCgcacccgcgcccgcgcccgcgcgtcaAATCAGGCGAAACGCGCACGAAACCGGAGTCCGGAGGCCGCGGTACACGTATACGCCGTCGCAGGCCCCGGCGCGGTCCGCGGTCGGCCCGCCCGCGACCAACCAACATTGCGACCTGTCCGGCCGTGACGTGAGCTGTCCCGGTCCATGCCGGACAGCGCGCGGGCGGACTCGCTCGCTCGCTTTAATTCGTCCAGACTAGTACTAGTGAGCGGCGCCAGGCATctctcgccgccgcccgcccgcccgccggcggtggccGCCTCGCACGCCGTGGTGGCCCGCTAGATGCTCCGTCCGCGCGGCGCCGTCGGATCGGGATCGGGCGCGGGAGGCGTCGGTTAGGCACCGGCGGGGTCAGGCTGGCGTCAGCCGGTGCGCGCACCTGGGTCGGAGGAGTGGGGCCGGTCAAAGCGGCACGGACACGTGGCGGTGAGGCTGCGTTTGAACGGTTTGACGTAGCGCGGCGGTTTGACCTACGTGACTGGGTGCACCCGGTAGCCGTCGCTGACTCACCAGATGCGTACAGTATGCAGTTGCACTCGCTAGCAGCTAAACTAAAACTCCAGTACTGGTGTGGTTGGCTGGCTTCGCTGTTGGTAACCAGACAAATCCTTGTCTGAAACAAACAGCTCCACGAGGGAGGTAACCAGTTAAGGGCTTATGCTATTTCTAGTGGAGATTTCTTCGTTTGGGTTTCATATTAAATAAATGTTCCGCCATGTTTCATAATATGATGAAAAAAGATATTAAGGAGGGAGATAGGATTTTATGGGAGATGGAGAGTTTCATTTAGATGAAACCCACAAATAATACACGGTTTTATAGATGTGTTATTCATAGAAACAACGTAATGAAACCTTGCATTATTGTGAATATATAGTCTTAGATTTAATTCACTTGCAAATAAATCCCACGTCTCACTGCAAATGAATTATAAGAAATTAATAAATGGGGTGCCCAAAAACATGTATTATTACCTTCAGAAACAATAATATGTATGTGTACTATATATACAGTCTAGCAGGAGAATCTGATCGGTCCACAAATAAAAAAGATAGAAGTTTGGCATGTTCCATGCGGTCCAACAATTTGCTAAGGGATGTGTGCGCGGTAACGAAGTCAAACAGTATATATAAGAACTGACACCGACTACTGCCCATGCATGCGAATTGGTAAAAAGAGAGTGTATAATATGTTACTATGGCTTGAAGGAAATAAATCCATTATTAGCTTTATGATCAAGCAGTATAATCCCAAAAGGCAGTTTAATTTACTCCACTAGCTAGCCATCCTTATTACTTATTAGCCAGCCCTCTCTCACTCTCACCCAACCACCCATATCTCTCCTTCTCCTGATCCTTTCCCCACACACGATCACACTCTACAAAGCTAGCTCCCTCGCTTACACACCTCTCCCTTTCCTCACCCTTCTCTCCACTGCGCCATACTCGATCTAtactagaagagcttagagaccaCCAGCGCCGCAGCTCGATCGGAGGCTTGATCTGAGGAGAGGAGAGGTAGCCCACCAGCTGCTGCTCCTGCCGGCCGAACCAGCAACCATGTCGGGAGCCAGGCATGACCACCACATGCTGTCCGGGGACTTCGTGTCCCACGACGAGCTGGCGGCGATGTTCGAGCACCAGCGGGCCGACGCGGCACCACCAGCGAcgcagcagccgtggttcatggacTACCTGCACGCGGTGGCGTCGCCTCTGGACTGCGACGCCTTCGTTTCGGGCTTCGACGACGTGCCGCCGACCGTTGACGAGATAGTCAAGAGGGAGCTTCTTGTGGACACCGCGGCCACCGGCGGCGCCGGAGCGACGACGACGGCGCCGCTGACGCCCAACAGCATGTCGATGTCGTCCACGTCCAGCGAGGCCTGTGGCGCCGGGGCGGGCGAGGAGTTGGCGAccgccggcaagtccaagaaggaGGAAGGCGACGGGGAGGGGTTCGAGAGCAAGGACGGAGACGCGGCGGCGGCCAAGGGAGACGCGCAAGGGCAGGAGAAGAGCAAGAAAGGGTGAGTTCATCTCATCAGATCCCCGTCACCTCTTCATCCGAAAAATCTATCTGATCCGGATCTAGCTTGGAGTTCTTTATTTGATTATATTACATCGTCAGCTATAGATGTGCTACATATTCACTTGCTGAAGTACTATATATATTAAGCCGTCTGATTTCTCAAGCTTTTAGGTTCTAGCTTCATCGCGCGCTGGAAAAGTTTTCATCGGATCGGATTTGTCGTTGATCTTTTAGAACACGAATCGTTCAAGACGATCTGGAGCATGCAGGTCTATCTGGAGTAATTCCTTACTGGCCGGGCCGACGATCTAGCTTGTTCACACcgttcacacacacacacacacatgcataacataatacCCAGTGTTCCTTTTGTCGTCCAACACCTTTGATCTGGACAAGGCGTGTGAACCCTGCTAGGGTTTCTCATTGAGTATGCGCTGCATGCTGCATGCccaagaaaaagaaaacaaaaaaagaacTTGATGTCTTGATCTTATTTTAATTTATATAGGGCAGTACGTACGTTATACACTTATACACCAAAGTTGATCGATCGGCCGGTGTTTGTTTTCAAACATCTTTTTTTGATTCCTTCACAGATCGTCCCGGTGGTTTTCGTCTTGCTCTTGGCATCTCTACATCCAATTTGACTGCACCAACTGCCGCTTTCGTAGTTAACCACGCACCCGCCCGGGAAGGATGATTTAAGATCAGCAGACGATGTAGAACCAGTCGAATCAGGTAGCCTCTGTGCGTGCGTTGGCCATAAATTGCCCAACCGATCCATAAATTTGGCCGAGACTTAGCCTTTTGCCACACTTCCCCTTTTAATTTGCCGCGACCTGTGACGACGACGGATCTCCAAATTAATCCCAGCAGAAATCGAGCAGAGCTCAGCTCAAGAACGTAACGCTACGACTGCATGCAGGCCGTCAATTCTAGTGTGAACCTGTCGGCGTGAGGAAATGTATGTGTGGGCGGCGCCGGAACGTCCATACGTAGACTCTCTCTTCCACGGCACCCATGCATGTTTGAATGTGCAGTCTCTTGATTTGTACGTTAGTTTGTACTAGTAGTATACTAGTATGCACACGCAGCACGTGTAGCACATACACACACCGGCCAAAAGCTGGCTTGCTAGCTAGCAAAAGGCGTTCAAATTAATCAGCCCAGCGCTTGTACGTGTGTTCGAAAGTTTTGAATAGACGATTGATTGACCAATAATAATGCATGTTGgcatgtgtgtgtgtgtatgcATGTGGGTCGTCTGCACGCAGGGCGGCCAACAAGGGGAAGGTGAAGGGCGAGAAGCGGCCGCGGCAGCCACGGTTCGCGTTCATGACCAAGAGCGAGGTCGATCACCTCGAGGACGGCTACCGGTGGCGCAAGTACGGCCAGAAAGCCGTCAAGAACAGCCCGTTTCCGAGGTACATACATACCTACATAATGCTACATATGCGTACCCTTTTTTTTCCCTCTCTTTTTACACAAAAGCTCTATATATGATGCACGTACGaattagctagctagctagggttCCCACACGACACGAGCGAGCAGCAATGAGCATATGGTGACCACGTCGTACTGACTGATACAATAATGCAACGATATGATGCATGGGCGCGCAGGAGCTACTACCGGTGCACGACGCAGAAGTGCCCGGTGAAGAAGCGGGTGGAGCGGTCGTACCAGGACGCGGCGGTGGTGATCACCACGTACGAGGGCAAGCATACGCACCCCATCCCCGCCACGCTGCGCGGGAGCACGCACCTCCTCGCCGCCTCCGCGCACCACCCGATGAgcggcctccaccaccaccaccacctccgggtgccggcggcgctcggcggcgCCAATGACGCCTTCGACGCGCTCGGGCTCCTGCAGCAGCAGGCCCACCACCACGGCGCCGTCATGCAGCAGCTGATGGCGGCcgtcggcggcgacggcggcgccgGGCTGCAGCAGGTGA from Zea mays cultivar B73 chromosome 6, Zm-B73-REFERENCE-NAM-5.0, whole genome shotgun sequence harbors:
- the LOC103630738 gene encoding WRKY transcription factor WRKY51, giving the protein MSGARHDHHMLSGDFVSHDELAAMFEHQRADAAPPATQQPWFMDYLHAVASPLDCDAFVSGFDDVPPTVDEIVKRELLVDTAATGGAGATTTAPLTPNSMSMSSTSSEACGAGAGEELATAGKSKKEEGDGEGFESKDGDAAAAKGDAQGQEKSKKGAANKGKVKGEKRPRQPRFAFMTKSEVDHLEDGYRWRKYGQKAVKNSPFPRSYYRCTTQKCPVKKRVERSYQDAAVVITTYEGKHTHPIPATLRGSTHLLAASAHHPMSGLHHHHHLRVPAALGGANDAFDALGLLQQQAHHHGAVMQQLMAAVGGDGGAGLQQVNAAAMSGHVALAADDQHGWAAAIAGVGAAAGGSTTATATAAAATPAAAASAPLRMQHFMAQDYAGLLQDMFPPFVHSSDGGHHHHHH